The sequence TACTTTGCAAGAACAGTTGAGCTTAGGAGATTGAGAGAGACTCCACACACACACAGCTTTAGATGAACCAAAACCGATAAACCCTACTTCAGGGTTTCAATGGAAAAGAAACGATTTTCACACGGCCTTTTGTTAACTCGGACCGAACCGATTAATTACTGAACCAATAGGTTCGGTTTGGTTAGTCCGGTTTTCTCATTGTTATTAATAGAAGTGTTAGcttgtttaaaaataataaaatttaaatttattttttgaatgctttttataattttttcttaaatatgtgttgatttcaaaatcaacattttgTCGATGTTTCTATCAAAAGTTTTGTAAAATTAAGAATTCAGTATTTCCATCAACGTCGATATTTTAAACTTTGTGTATAATTCACTTTTCTCAATTTTTCTACAAGAAACTTCTAACAGATACAGAATGAGTTATTATCCTTATTCATATATCCAAGACCTTCTACATTTTTTTAATCTTGTGAAAAACGAATACATATGAATGTAAATATTAGATAAATAAGAAAATGGCATATGGTGAAGTAATGCATATATAATTTGACGGATTGACGGATTAAAGACAAACTTATAATTGTGTTTGATGGTTATATATTGGACCCTCTTAATAGTTGAAATCAGTGAGTAGAGATTTGTGTAGAGTACCAAACTATGAGGTAGACATTTGAACTTTTAATCCCAAGAAAGAAGGATCCAATCAagagattaaaaagtatgtttCCTTTAGAATGGAAAAGTTCGTGACGTGGAAGCATGAAAGAGCCCTAAAATCGGTCGGGaagaataattataataaaattaattgttgtatttgttattaaattaataaatcaaagatcaaaattagtttaatgaaattaattattaattaagacgATGTTTTATGCATAATCCTTGTATTGCACGGATTTCCTCTACGTCGTGGCTATAAAATTTTGCGTACTTGGACTTTCTTCAGCCACGAAATTCATTCATATTTTTTCTTCGGAAATCAGAATTTCGCTTTAATGGCTACCCATTCTGTTGATTCTCGGAGCGGTTTCTGTTCTCAAACCAAGATTTACAAGAGTCTCCGACCACCGTTATCGCTTCCGCCGTTATCTCAGCCACTTACCGTTGCTGGGCATGCGCTTTCTGTTCTCCGATCATCTCCTCCTCCGCCCAACACTGCTGCTCTCATCGACTCCGACTCTGGCGTCAGTGTCTCTTACGCTCTTTTCCTCCGTCAAATTCGAAACCTCACCTCTAACCTTAAAGCTCTTTATTCCTTCTCTAATGGTCAAGTGGCGTTTATTCTTTCACCCACTTCTCTGCAAATCCCTGAGTTGTATTTCGCTTTATTATCTCTTGGTGTTGTTGTCTCTCCGGCTAATCCTATCAGTTCCGAATCGGAGATTGCTCACCAGGTTAGTCTCTGTAAACCGGTCATTGCATTCGCTATTTCCTCAACGGCGTCTAAGATCCCGAGGCTTCCACTTGGCACTGTATTGATAGATTCGCCggagtttctttctttgatgaatGAAAGTAATCGATCGGAGGGAGTGAACGATGGAATTTTCGATCTCAAAATCAATCAAAACGATTCTGCGGCGATTTTGTATTCTTCAGGGACTACCGGGCGAGTGAAAGGCGTTTTACTCTCTCACCGGAACCTCATAACGGCGATCACTGGGGTTCAAGTATTAGATAAAACGCCCGTCGATGGAGAGATTGAGCCACATCCCGTTGCTCTTAGTCTGTTACCTCTGTTTCATGTTTTCGGGTTCTTTATGTTGTTTCGATCGATTTCAGAGGGCAATACATTGGTTTTGATGCGTAAGTTCGATTTCGAAAAGATGTTAAGAGCTGTGGAGAAGTATAGGGTTACATACATTCCGGTCTCTCCGCCGCTGGTTTTGGCCATGGCCAAATCGGAGCTAGCAGAGAAGTATGATCTCAGTTCTCTTCAAATTTTGGGATGCGGCGGCGCTCCTCTTGGTAAAGAAGTCATCGATAAATTCCATGTAAAGTTCCCCAACGTAGAAATTATTCAGGTTAGTAACAGACACTTTCCCTTCTTAGTGATTCGTACAATGTTCTTTGCTTTTTCTTACCATATGAATGCGATGAACATAACATTCTGTCAATTCCTAGTTTGTAATCTGCTCTCTATTTTGTAACTCTATACCAAATTATCAATTCAAACTTTTCCACTTGCATGTTCTGATTCCGTGAGTTTTGCTATGAGTATACTTCTAAAGCTTATGAAATTCTCACAAATGAGTTCAGATAGGCAAAGTTTTAACCAAATTTTGTAACTTCACAGCAATGTTCAAGTATGCAATTTCTTAAATGACTGATTGGTCCAAAAACTTAAGCCGATGGATAAGACTATGTTTTTTAATACCTCTTTTAAGTCACCGACCCAAAAGATGAAATTGATAGTTAAAAAGACGAagttaatattatattattctaaCACAATTCTAATCAATTCAATATCTTGGGATGGTTATAAGATAGTAAAGGAAGGATTTAGATCTATTTTAAGTTAAAAACAAGTAAAATGATAACAAAGAATGATGCATGGTTTTGTTCTGTTGAATAGGGATATGGGTTGACAGAGAGTGCAGGAGCAGCATCAAGAACTGTCGGGCCTGAAGAATGCAGTAAAGCAAGTTCCGTCGGTCGCCTATCGGAAAATATGGAAGCCAAAATAGTTGATCCTTCATCTGGAGAAGCTTTACCTCCTGGCCACAAAGGAGAGCTTTGGATACGAGGTCCAGGAATCATGAAAGGTTTGCAATATTCTCTTCTATATGTGTTTTCTTCTGTACTTCATTATGAGGATGAAATCTAGCAAGTGAAGTATTATATTactataagaaaaaaaaaatcattgtaTATGTATAAATTCATGCATCACGCCATCTGTCCGTGCTGAACTTTCACCAAATTAATATAGGCCTGATTTGATAACGATTTCGCTTTTTGTTTTTTGTGCTTGACATTTCTGCTAGTTTCCTTCTAGTTTTCTTACCATAGTTTTTACATTAGACAAATTTCAAACAAACATGTAGGTTGATTTTTGAAAACAATTCCCATTAGCCCCACGGCCCCCACCCACTTAAGAAGCTGAGTTTGGATGAAACTGAGTGTCACATATGCTGTGATGAAGGAGACATGTTAATTGTATAATACTGAATTTATCCCCATTCCTCTCTTCATTAGAGAGCTCTATTTGAGAATAGGCTGTTTGCTAAAAGGCATTAATCATGATATTGTTTATTGTCTGATGAACATATCAAATGGTGTTTGATGCAGGTTATGTCGGAGATGAAAGGGCAACTGCTGAAACCTTGCATCCTGAGGGATGGCTAAAGACTGGTGACCTCTGTTACTTTGATTCTGATGGATTTCTCTACATTGTTGATAGATTAAAAGAATTGATCAAGTACAAGGCTTATCAGGTGACTTATTTACTCTCAGTTTTTGACAAGATAAGACCATAAATGGCATAAGTTATTATTGTTGCCCTAGTGTCTCTTTAGTAATTGGAAATCCTTTGAAACAAATTCCAGGTCCCACCTGCTGAATTGGAACATTTGCTTCAATCCCACCCCGAAATCCTTGACGCTGCTGTCATTCCGTATGCATTCCTTGCTCTCTTCTATTTGATAGtataattaaattgattttgaatgaaTAGAGAAACGTTAAGCTATGCTTTTAACCATTTTAGAACAACTCCAACACATAtatactttttacttttttctaatattatttTCACTCCTGTCAAGTAGCTATCCTGATGAAGAAGCAGGACAAATTCCTGTAGCTTATGTGGTTAGACAACCCGGAAGCAATATCAACGAGACTCAAGTCATGGATTTTATTGCAAAACAGGTAAGTTGAATTTTTTCAAACACCTAGAAAGTCATTTCAAACCGAACTTGAAAACTAAATTATTCTAATCTGCTTATAGGTTGCACCGTACAAAAAAATCCGACGAGTGTTTTTTGTGAACGCTGTCCCGAAGTCGCCTGCAGGGAAGATTCTTAGGAGGGAGCTTGTTAAACATGCTCTCTCTCAAGGCTCTAGCAGGCTATAATAAAGAGAAATggaaatggaattgtacattCTTAATTTCAATCCCTCATTCTTTATTGGCTACGTCAGAAGCATTTtactattaattttattttttacttttcttttcatatCTATTCAATGAAACTctgattcttttcttttcttttcttttcttttttttaaaataattaatcttttcttttcttttcttttcttttttttacaataattaatttttgatAAATCAAACAACTATATtgtaataaatattaaattaaatagtCAAAGTCAGCGCATGTTACTgatttcatattaattaatttacgaAAAGCtatttttgtatgaaatatgGAATGAGCTAAGCTCGTGATAATTCAAGTTCGACATACCGACTTCTCCTTTTCATTTCTCGATAACTCAAATGTCAAAAATCTAACTTTCTTATTATTTGTTAGAAGATGCCAAAATTGCTTCTTTGATTATTTGGAAAAGTAGTTTAATAATAGAGGCCAGTGGGTCAATGTTTTCATTTCATGAATTAAAAGCTTGAAAAAGTTATTATAAGTCAGATTTTGTTGGCTGAATGCTTTGTTTTTAATACAAAATATTgagtttttaataaattttaactCTAAAACTCCTTTGGAATTCTTACTATCAAGTATCAAAACTTTTCGATTTTAAAAGATAAAGTTGATGAGAAAGAAATACTTAtcaaaaagaaaactttttaGTTTAAAGTAATAAAGGTAGGATACAAAATCAAACTTCACACGCCTTTTAGTTTCGAGTTATACATTTTAGTCGTATCTTAGATCGACAAAACTCTAATCAATCAAATGACCACCTTTTTCTAACTTTTTCATGTTTTTTccacaaaatatttatattatttttaaatgacATCACAAAGTCTAAAGTTGAGTcatgaaattataaatttaaaagaaatgttAAAACTAAAACAAGTCAGTTTGATGGTGGACAATTTTCCAAATAAGGCAACTTTCAAACTTGGGAAGTTTTTAAAATAGCTTGGAAACTGTTTTGtaattttctcttattttattatTCTAATTCATAAATGAGTTTTAGTGAATTATTATCGTACTTTTGGCATTTTGATGgtgtaaaataataatttttaattttaaaaaataaaaaaataaaataaaaaagaatgtaaAGGTGGAGAACTACTTATAAccttaatttaaataaaaaaaatcagttAATTCAACAAcaccttaattaattataaatcttctaatttaattaataagcACTTACAAAAAGTGAATTAGGAGTCCATTCATCAttccataatcaaaaaatatatttttttttcttcaagtaAAACCGTTAGTTAATAtctaaaaattacatataaaaagaaaagtttgcGTTAATTAGTACCAAACATTTTtctaataaattataaaataatctGAATCAGTCAGCATCACTTTCTTCGAGTTCACTTCCATGGCAGCTCGGAACTCTAACTTCAACGCCGCCCCCCATTCCATTGATCTTCGAAGCGGTTTCTGTCCTCTGACGAAGATTTTCCACAGCCTTCGACCACCGCTCTCACTTCCACCATTATCTCAGCCTCTCTCCGTCACCCAACACGCCTTTTCTCTCCTTCAATCATCTCCTCTCCCTCCAAATTCCACCCTTCTCATCGATTCCAATTCCGGCCTCCATTTGTCCTACGCCATTTTCCTCCGTCAAATTCGAAACCTTGCCTCAAATCTCAAATCTTTAACCTCCCTATGCAATGGCCATGTCGCGTTTATCCTCGCACCCACTTCTCTCCAAATCCCTGTGTTGTATTTCGCTCTGTTATCTCTCGGCGTCGTTCTCTCTCCGGCTAATCCAACCAGTTCCGTTTCAGAAATTTCTCATCAGATTCAACTCAGTAAACCGGTCATTGCCTTCGCTACATCCTCAACCGCCTCCAAGCTCCCTACGCTTCGATTCGGCACCGTTATCATCGATTCGCCTCATTTCCTCTCTATGTTGACCGAAACCAACGGATCCGATGGTCTCACCGACATCAAAATCGATCAATCCGACTCGGCGGCGATTCTTTACTCATCAGGTACTACAGGACGAGTGAAAGGCGTGCTACTGAGTCATCGGAACCTTATCGCGGTGAACTCAGGGCCAACTGCTTTTCAATCGGAGATCCACGAAGGAGAAATGAAACCGCATCCAGTTGCTCTGTGTTTGTTGCCTTTATTTCATGTTTTCGGATTCGTAATGTTGGTTCGAGCGATTTCACGGGGAGAAACGTTGGTTTTAATGGAGAGATTCGAATTCGAAGGGATGCTAAGAGCAGTAGAGAAGTTCAGGGTTATCTACATTCCAGTTTCGCCGCCGCTGGTGGTGGCGATGGCGAAATCAGATCTGGTGGCGAAATATGATCTGAGTTCTCTTCAAATTTTGGGATGCGGCGGCGCTCCGCTTGGGAAAGAAGTGATCGATAAATTCCATCAGAAATTGCCCAGCGTTGAAATTGCCCAGGTTTGTTACAAATATTTTCTACTTCTTTTCctcaatatttaatttttaggggTATTACTGACTTTTCAAGACTAACTCAATTATTCGGAAtctaaataatattattgttttgACCATAGATGCATAAAGATTATTGCAAAACTTTAGAACTTTAAACTTTTGATTTCATTAAACTGACCATCTTTCATGTTCTCTTGTACTAGAAAATCTTTAGTAAAATTTAGGGTTTAAGATGGTACTATACTAATATTTATCGAAGGTTGAGCTCCAGTTTAAGATTTATTTGAATTTGG comes from Cucumis melo cultivar AY chromosome 12, USDA_Cmelo_AY_1.0, whole genome shotgun sequence and encodes:
- the LOC107990308 gene encoding 4-coumarate--CoA ligase-like 9, whose product is MATHSVDSRSGFCSQTKIYKSLRPPLSLPPLSQPLTVAGHALSVLRSSPPPPNTAALIDSDSGVSVSYALFLRQIRNLTSNLKALYSFSNGQVAFILSPTSLQIPELYFALLSLGVVVSPANPISSESEIAHQVSLCKPVIAFAISSTASKIPRLPLGTVLIDSPEFLSLMNESNRSEGVNDGIFDLKINQNDSAAILYSSGTTGRVKGVLLSHRNLITAITGVQVLDKTPVDGEIEPHPVALSLLPLFHVFGFFMLFRSISEGNTLVLMRKFDFEKMLRAVEKYRVTYIPVSPPLVLAMAKSELAEKYDLSSLQILGCGGAPLGKEVIDKFHVKFPNVEIIQGYGLTESAGAASRTVGPEECSKASSVGRLSENMEAKIVDPSSGEALPPGHKGELWIRGPGIMKGYVGDERATAETLHPEGWLKTGDLCYFDSDGFLYIVDRLKELIKYKAYQVPPAELEHLLQSHPEILDAAVIPYPDEEAGQIPVAYVVRQPGSNINETQVMDFIAKQVAPYKKIRRVFFVNAVPKSPAGKILRRELVKHALSQGSSRL
- the LOC103489008 gene encoding 4-coumarate--CoA ligase-like 9, coding for MAARNSNFNAAPHSIDLRSGFCPLTKIFHSLRPPLSLPPLSQPLSVTQHAFSLLQSSPLPPNSTLLIDSNSGLHLSYAIFLRQIRNLASNLKSLTSLCNGHVAFILAPTSLQIPVLYFALLSLGVVLSPANPTSSVSEISHQIQLSKPVIAFATSSTASKLPTLRFGTVIIDSPHFLSMLTETNGSDGLTDIKIDQSDSAAILYSSGTTGRVKGVLLSHRNLIAVNSGPTAFQSEIHEGEMKPHPVALCLLPLFHVFGFVMLVRAISRGETLVLMERFEFEGMLRAVEKFRVIYIPVSPPLVVAMAKSDLVAKYDLSSLQILGCGGAPLGKEVIDKFHQKLPSVEIAQGYGLTESTAGAARTMEPEEISNTKSVGRLSGSMEAKIVDPASGEALLPNHKGELWLRGPTIMKGYVGDDKATTETLDPDGWLKTGDLCYFDSDGFLYIVDRLKELIKYKAYQVPPAELEHLLQSNSEIIDAAVIPYPDEEAGEIPMAYVVRKPGSNISEAQVIDFIAKQVAPYKKIRRVSFIDAIPKSPAGKILRRELAKHALSHGSSKL